TGCCAGCATCCCCAGCAGAAAGCGGCACATCCGCCATCATGCCGGGCAGGATGGGGGTGAAGGAAAAGCGGCCGAAACCCATGGCGGACGCCATCATCAGAGCCCCGGCGAAACCGAGTGCAGTCAGATGTCTGGCGGAAAGTGGCTTGTCGGTGATCATGCATGGCTTATCGCAACCACGCGAATAAGCGACAAGCGAGTTATTTTGATCGGCGTCATAAGCCGCCTTTATCGGTCACGCGGCGCGCATCCGATATGTTCCGAAGGTGCCGCGAGTTTCTTCTCCCCGCCGGGGAGAAGGTGGCCCGAAGGGTCGGATGAGGGGGCAAGCTCTCCGTATATCTCGACCCTTGCCCCCTCATCCCGCTGCCGCGGACTTCTCCCCCTCGGGGAGAAGAAACAAGGGGCACCCGCTCGCCCCACTCAGGGGCGAGAACGAGAAGATAGACGTTTGTAATTTGCCCTTGATGAACGGAACTCAGCCCCACCCGTCATTCAACCAGCGTCAGCACCAGCGGCCCGTTCTTCGTCGCCACCACCGTATGCTCATATTGCACCGTCGGCGCGCTCGGATCGCTATAGAGCGTCCATGGATCATCGTCGCCGTCTTCGGCCCAATAGGCACCGGTCGAAAGAAACGGCTCGACGGTGAACACCATGCCTTCCTGCATGATGCGGCGTTCGCCCTTGTCGGGCCAGGTCGCCAGTTCCTTCGGCTCCTCATGCAGGGAACGGCCGATGCCGTGGCTGGCGAGGTTGGTGATCAGCGTATAGCGGTTCTTTTTGGCAAAAGCGCCGATGGCATTGCCGATATCGGCAAAGGGCCGGCCGGTTTTCACCTGCTGCAGGCCCGTCCACATGGCGCGTTTGCCATCACGGCACAGGCGTTCGATATCCTTCTTCACCGGCGGCACGGCGAAAGACG
The Agrobacterium cucumeris DNA segment above includes these coding regions:
- the map gene encoding type I methionyl aminopeptidase, with the translated sequence MVISTEEELVLLKDIGRLCAVAMQTMADALEPGITTAELDAIGRKVLEDNGAQSAPEFCYKFPGATCISVNEEVAHGIPGPRIIKAGDLVNIDVSAVKNGFFGDTGSSFAVPPVKKDIERLCRDGKRAMWTGLQQVKTGRPFADIGNAIGAFAKKNRYTLITNLASHGIGRSLHEEPKELATWPDKGERRIMQEGMVFTVEPFLSTGAYWAEDGDDDPWTLYSDPSAPTVQYEHTVVATKNGPLVLTLVE